One genomic window of Leopardus geoffroyi isolate Oge1 chromosome C3, O.geoffroyi_Oge1_pat1.0, whole genome shotgun sequence includes the following:
- the GPAA1 gene encoding glycosylphosphatidylinositol anchor attachment 1 protein — protein sequence MGLLSDPVRRRALARLVLRLNAPLCVLSYVAGIAWFLALAFPPLTQRTYMSENAMGSTMVEEQFAGGERARGFARDFAAHRRKTGALPVAWLERTMRSVGLEVYTQSFSRKLPFPDETRERYMVAGTNVYGILRAPRAASTESLVLTVPCGPDSANSQAVGLLLALAAHFRGQIYWAKDIIFLVTEQDLLGTEAWLEAYHDTNVTGMQSSPLQGRAGAIQAALALELSSDVVTSLDVAVEGLNGQLPNLDLLNLFQTFCQKGGLLCTLQGKLQPQDWTSVDGPLQGLQTLLLMTLQQASGRPHGAHGLFLRYRVEALTIRGINSFRQYKYDLVAVGKALEGMFRKLNHLLERLHQSFFFYVLPALSRFVSIGLYMPAAGFLLLVLGLKALELWMQLHEAGAGPQEAGGASGPGPPLPPAQSVGLASLVAPLLISQATGLALYVLPVLGQHVATQHFPVAEAEAVVLTLLAIYAAGLALPHSTHRVMSAQAPDRGWMALKLVAVIYLALQLACIALTNFSLGFLLAATMVPAAALTHPCGPRPLYAALLVLTSPAATLLGCLFLWRELQEAPLSLAEGWQLFLAALAQGVLDHHTYGALLFPLLALGLYPCWLLFWNVLFWK from the exons ATGGGCCTCCTGTCGGACCCGGTGCGCCGGCGCGCGCTCGCCCGCCTCGTGCTGCGCCTCAACGCGCCGCTCTG CGTGCTGAGCTACGTGGCGGGGATCGCCTGGTTCCTGGCGCTGGCTTTTCCGCCCCTGACCCAGCGCACATACATGTCGGAGAACGCCATGGGCTCCACCATGGTGGAGGAGCAGTTTGCGGGCGGAGAGCGTGCCCGAGGCTTCGCCCGAGACTTCGCTGCCCACCGCAGGAAGACGGG GGCTCTGCCAGTGGCCTGGCTGGAGCGGACGATGCGGTCAGTGGGGCTGGAGGTCTACACGCAGAGTTTCTCCCGGAAACTGCCCTTTCCTGATGAGACCCGCGAGCGCTAT ATGGTGGCCGGTACCAACGTGTATGGCATCCTGCGGGCCCCACGCGCCGCCAGCACCGAATCCCTGGTGCTCACTGTACCCTGCGGCCCCGACTCTGCCAACAGCCAGGCTGTGGGGCTGCTGCTGGCGCTTGCTGCCCACTTTCGGG GGCAGATTTACTGGGCCAAAGACATCATCTTCCTGGTGACAGAGCAAGACCTTCTGGGCACTGAGGCTTGGCTTGAGGCCTACCACGACACCAACGTCACAG GCATGCAGTCATCCCCTCTgcagggccgggccggggccaTCCAGGCAGCCCTGGCCCTGGAGCTCAGTAGCGACGTGGTCACCAGCCTTGATGTGGCTGTGGAGGGGCTCAACGGGCAGCTGCCCAATCTCGATCTGCTCAACCTCTTCCAGACTTTCTGTCAGAAAGGGGGACTGCTGTGTACTCTGCAGGGCAAG CTGCAGCCCCAGGACTGGACATCGGTAGACGGGCCGCTGCAGGGTCTGCAGACACTCCTGCTCATGACTCTGCAGCAGGCCTCTGGCCGCCCCCATGGCGCTCACGGCCTCTTCCTGCGCTACCGTGTGGAGGCCCTGACCATACGTGGCATCAATAGCTTCCGACAGTATAAGTATGACTTAGTGGCAGTGGGCAA GGCCCTAGAGGGCATGTTCCGCAAGCTCAACCACCTTCTGGAGCGCCTGCACCAGTCCTTCTTCTTCTACGTGCTCCCCGCGCTCTCGCGCTTCGTCTCCATCGGCCTCTACATGCCCGCTGCTGGCTTTTTGCTCTTGGTCCTTGGTCTCAAG GCTCTGGAACTGTGGATGCAGTTGCATGAGGCCGGAGCGGGCCCTCAGGAGGCTGGGGGCGCCTCTGGACCtggtcctcccctccctccagcacAG AGCGTGGGGCTGGCCTCGCTTGTGGCTCCCTTGCTGATCTCACAGGCCACGGGCCTGGCCCTCTACGTCCTGCCAGTGCTGGGCCAACACGTGGCTACCCAGCACTTCCCCGTGGCCGAGGCCGAGGCCGTGGTGCTGACGCTGCTGGCCATCTATGCGGCCGGCCTGGCCCTTCCACACAGCACCCACCG GGTGATGAGCGCACAGGCCCCAGACAGAGGCTGGATGGCACTGAAGCTAGTGGCTGTCATCTACCTGGCACTACAGTTGGCCTGCATTGCCCTCACCAATTTCTCGCTGGGCTTCCTGCTGGCCGCCACCATGGTGCCCGCTGCCGCGCTCACCCACCCCTGTGGGCCCCG GCCGCTGTATGCCGCCCTGCTGGTGCTGACGAGCCCCGCGGCCACTCTCCTGGGGTGCTTGTTCCTCTGGCGGGAGCTGCAGGAGGCCCCGCTGTCTCTGGCCGAAGGCTGGCAGCTCTTCCTGGCGGCACTGGCGCAGGGCGTGCTGGACCACCACACCTACGGCGCCCTGCTCTTTCCGCTCTTGGCTCTGGGCCTCTATCCCTGCTGGCTGCTCTTCTGGAACGTGCTCTTCTGGAAGTGA
- the EXOSC4 gene encoding exosome complex component RRP41 yields the protein MAGLELLSDQGYRVDGRRAGELRKIQARMGVFAQADGSAYIEQGNTKALAVVYGPHEIRGSRARALPDRALVNCQYSSATFSTGERKRRPHGDRKSCEMGLQLRQTFEAAILTQLHPRSQIDIYVQVLQADGGTYAACVNAATLAVLDAGIPMRDFVCACSAGFVDSTALADLSHVEEAAGGPQLALALLPASGQLALLEMDARLHEDHLEQVLEAAARAARDVHTLLDRVVRQHVREASILLGD from the exons ATGGCGGGCCTGGAGCTGCTGTCGGATCAGGGCTACCGGGTAGACGGACGGCGCGCCGGGGAGCTGCGCAAGATCCAGGCGCGGATGGGCGTGTTCGCGCAGGCCGACGGCTCGGCCTACATCGAGCAAGGCAACACCAAGGCGCTGGCGGTGGTCTACGGGCCGCACGAG ATCCGGGGCTCCCGGGCACGAGCCCTGCCTGACAGGGCCCTGGTGAACTGTCAGTATAGTTCTGCGACCTTCAGTACAGGCGAACGCAAGCGGCGACCACATGGGGACCGTAAGTCTTGTGAGATGGGCCTGCAGCTGCGTCAGACCTTCGAGGCGGCCATCCTCACACAGCTGCACCCACGCTCCCAGATTGATATCTATGTGCAG GTGCTGCAGGCCGACGGTGGGACCTACGCAGCTTGCGTGAATGCAGCCACGCTGGCAGTGCTGGACGCCGGGATACCCATGCGGGACTTCGTGTGCGCCTGCTCGGCTGGCTTTGTGGACAGCACGGCCCTGGCGGACCTCAGCCACGTGGAGGAGGCAGCTGGTGGCCCCCAGCTTGCCCTGGCCCTGCTGCCAGCCTCAGGCCAGCTTGCACTGCTTGAAATGGACGCCAGGCTGCACGAAGACCACCTGGAGCAGGTGCTGGAGGCTGCTGCCCGGGCTGCCCGTGACGTGCACACCCTGCTGGACCGTGTGGTTCGGCAGCATGTACGGGAGGCCTCCATTTTGCTAGGGGACTGA
- the LOC123586598 gene encoding LOW QUALITY PROTEIN: uncharacterized protein LOC123586598 (The sequence of the model RefSeq protein was modified relative to this genomic sequence to represent the inferred CDS: deleted 1 base in 1 codon) — protein MAKHRLPREVHTPPSLEETRSGYQPLESGLALGPSFAHKNAVEMTARLHQPLTLRGLAGAGLPGGLWDQLTPDFDQRANGIYRRRSRKSWLQTGMRGVFGKPQGTVAGVRTGQVVVSIRTKLRKKGPVMEAPRRAKFKFPGRQKIHVSKKWDFTEFNVDESEDMVAEKPFIPDGYGVKYIPHHSPLDKWRALHSRELQTARPHSCPPINPASCLNKQKANRKNPQKA, from the exons ATGGCGAAACACCGGCTGCCACGGGAGGTACACACACCGCCCTCCCTGGAAGAAACGAGATCTGGTTATCAGCCCCTGGAGTCTGGACTGGCCCTTGGGCCTTCTTTTGCCCACAAGAATGCGGTAGAAATGACAGCACGCCTGCATCAACCCTTGACCTTGAGAGGCCTGGCAGGGGCAGGACTTCCAGGAGGGCTGTGGGACCAGCTTACTCCGGATTTTGACCAAAGGGCCAACGGCATTTATCGTAGGAGGTCTCGTAAGTCTTG GCTGCAGACAGGTATGCGGGGTGTCTTTGGAAAGCCCCAGGGCACAGTGGCC GGGGTGCGCACTGGCCAAGTCGTCGTGTCCATCCGAACCAAGCTGCGGAAAAAGGGGCCTGTGATGGAGGCCCCGCGCAGGGCCAAGTTCAAGTTCCCTGGCCGCCAGAAGATCCACGTCTCCAAGAAGTGGGACTTTACTGAGTTTAATGTGGACGAATCTGAAGACATGGTGGCTGAAAAGCCGTTCATCCCAGATGGCTATGGGGTCAAATACATCCCTCATCACAGCCCCTTGGACAAAtggcgggctctgcactcacgAGAACTTCAGACTGCCCGTCCCCATTCATGCCCACCAATAAATCCTGCTTCCTgtctgaataaacaaaaagcaaaccgAAAAAACCCCCAAAAAGCATAA